ATTTTTTTAGCTTTGTTTCATAGGAAGTGGGAAGTAAAGATGGGGGAAGATGAGGAAGTGGGGGGAGTAGGGGGAGATGAATTTATAGATACATAAGTCTTGGTAACTAAGAAATATTCTTGTTTTTTCTCATCTCCCACCCTGTGGATACTCTGTGAGAACGCTTACGCGAACTTCAGAGAGGCTAAATTCCTTTCATCTCCCTCATCCTCCTCATCTCCCCCTACTCCTGCCTTCTTGAACTAACTCAAGGGGTAGCAATGGGGTATTAGGTGCTACAATTCCACCGGAAACTATAACCTTGAAGGCATCTTCTACAGACATCGAAAGGTTAACTACTTCGTCTTCTGGGACTACGGCGTACCAGCCTGTGGTTGGGTTTGGTGTGGTAGGAATAAATACACTTAACATCGGTCGTGGCATTTGGGACTGAATTTCAGTACTCATCACACCTGTAACGAAGGCGATCGCCCAAATTCCTCGACGGGGATATTCTACTAAGATGACCCTGCGAAACTTACCATTGGAATCTTTGAGTAGTGTTTCCAAAAGCTGCTTCAAAGTTTTATACACCTGTCCAGCCAAGGGAATTGCTTGCAATAATCGTTCCCCAAAGTCCAACAACCAACGCCCAGCAATATTCCGAGCCATCAACCCAATTACTAAGATGCTTAGTAGTGGTACAGCTAGCCCCACCGCTAAATTCAATATA
Above is a genomic segment from Nostoc sp. MS1 containing:
- a CDS encoding DUF502 domain-containing protein is translated as MSTNNESSTILKKENRGLGIDRLKQDLKNDLIAGLLVVIPLATTIWLTITIASWVIDFLTQVPKQLNPFDGLHPILVNILNLAVGLAVPLLSILVIGLMARNIAGRWLLDFGERLLQAIPLAGQVYKTLKQLLETLLKDSNGKFRRVILVEYPRRGIWAIAFVTGVMSTEIQSQMPRPMLSVFIPTTPNPTTGWYAVVPEDEVVNLSMSVEDAFKVIVSGGIVAPNTPLLPLELVQEGRSRGR